The Cryptomeria japonica chromosome 2, Sugi_1.0, whole genome shotgun sequence region CATTTCCCTTATTCACAAAGCTCCTcatgaccaagaagaagaaaaagacaaagaagatGCCATCACAAGTTGAGAGTTCATGTTTGATGGCTAAGATCTCTCAAAATGGCTAGAGTGAACTCCTTGATAATGACCCCTCCTCCCTCTTGCTGCATGCCTTTTTTGTTTCTAGGATCCAACATTATTTTTAAAGAGTGTGATTCCATTACAAATATCTTTTAtgtaaattatttataattttttaatatttttaacatAAAAATATATCATTGATTATTAAGAAAATCAAGATTTTCTCTAAGATTTACAGAGCCTGGTTCAGGCAGGCATACCAatgggaaagaaccaggaagaaaacccccaGTTGTAGCCCGAGTAACAAGAGTGAATTATCGTAAAGAACTACCCCACCCACACCCATGATAATCCATAATCCTTTTGACAAAATACATCGAAACAAGTTATATCCCACCCAATAAAGCCCTTATACATCCGAAGAAAACCCAGGGGAGAAAGGGGATAAAAAAGAGGGACTAGAATAGGTTGCAACTGAGGAGGAAAGACGGTCCAGGTCTCTAATACCAACCGCAATTGTAGAAATAGAAAACATAACCGCAACATCATCTGTGGAAAGCAATGTAGAATCTGCACTACTATCCAATTTTGATCCAGTAATCCCTGCATACCTTTTGACTAAGATCATTATTAGCAGATGttcataatatattattatattaaaatattttagacAATCATTTAAATTGAACTAATAATACTAAATTgacagtttttaaaaaaaaatacaaaaccccACTAAACTTCAATTCTTATTCTTACTTTATAAGTGAAACTAAATAATATTGTTGAGTAAGAATGAAACAAAAATTCTTTTACAATAGGAGAAGTGTATCAGTAGTCGCTATAGCTAACTTCCTACGTCTGCAAATTCTAAATGGTATATAAAATTTTGACGATATTTGTTTTGTTGTCTCTACATACGAGTTAACTATTTATAACTATTGTTTTGGTTTTTGGGTAGTAACAATGCATGTTGTGGGATTTGTTATGTGTGCAAGGGTAAAAAAGTACACTTTTCAAAGTGTCACTTGATACCTGCTTAAATATGTCTCAATAattgtgcacttaaaattgtcaatacttatgcacaaatgtcctAATAGTCATGTGTTATCGGTACCAATAAAAGTTCACAAATGAGtcaattatgatccaaaaatgctaaaaaatgaacaACTATTGTtatatgtgaaatttattaatgaactttttattttttattttttaattttttttaagataataactacaaaaaatgaataattattgaaacagaaatttatttatttatttttttgataaaaaacaaATTAAAGCAACAACCACCATAACTCTCAAACCGCCTAGCATTATTTTCGTCCACATTATGTAGCCCACGAAATTGAAAAGATAAGCACTCTCAAATAGTCCTAAAATTGAGCATTTTCAGAAATATATGACATCAGAACAAAAAACAAGATCACACTTTCAAATAGTCCTAAAAGTTGGGTATAATTACGATagagaacaaaaaaaaaactaGATCACACTTTCCACAAAAATATCTCTTGTTTAAAATAAGCCACGTTTTCTTCCGACAACTCGTACGTATATTTACTCCGGAAAGAACATGGCGTGGAGATTACCTAATAACCAGCGTAACCGGTAAAGTTCTAACCACAGGACAGAGAAAAACAGAGCTTAAAAAGCAAGGTAAGGTGAGAATTCATAAGATGATGCAGGCGTTGGGATTCTCATCACTGACATAACTGTAACTATGATAAGGCGCCTGAACATACACAACTTTTGGGGTTTCTagttttttctcatttttcttctcttccttcttctcttcttttttctccTCCTTGGCGGGCCCCACGCTCAGCAAGTCTGCGTAGACGAATCCGAATTTCCTCAGTCTTCCGGCGACAGACACAGGATCTGCTTCCCCAATTACAGTTATCTTTTTTTCTTTCATGTCCACAGCCACAGAATCCACCCCTCCAATGCAAATTTTCCTTCATCAGATTATGTAGCAGAAGATATCCAAGATTAGGGTTTCAAAACGAAAAGGAAAAAGCAGGCAGCATACCTTTCGCCGCTGCAACCACCTTAAGG contains the following coding sequences:
- the LOC131049976 gene encoding heavy metal-associated isoprenylated plant protein 39, with the translated sequence MVLKVTIDDEKSKTKALKVVAAAKGVDSVAVDMKEKKITVIGEADPVSVAGRLRKFGFVYADLLSVGPAKEEKKEEKKEEKKNEKKLETPKVVYVQAPYHSYSYVSDENPNACIIL